The Aphanothece sacrum FPU1 nucleotide sequence CATAAAATACTCACAGGTTGTTTAAATCCTTTGAGGATTAATAACCAGACAAAACCTGACCAAATATGAGCAATTAAAGTAATAATTAAAGCTAATGATAATAATGTCCATCCCTGAGAATCAAGGGTAACTGACGTAACAGTTTGCCAATTAGTTTTAACAGTTTTAGTAATAAAAAATAAAGTTAATCCTAGAATTATCCATCGTAAATAAGGTTTAATTAATGACATAAGTTTGTTATCGCATGATTCTCTGGAGAAAAATATTTATTTATATTGTTCAATAAAGGTAGCAAATGCTTGACATTCTAAGATAATCTGAGATAATATAAATGGAGAATTATCTACTAGAGGATGAAGTTTTTCCGACTCAAATTCAAAAGCATAAATATTCCGCACTACATGACGTAATCCTCGATAATCTTCTAATATTTTACGGGTATTAAAAGAAATAACAGCCGGTCGTTTATGATCTATTTCTAGACTCATTTGTTCAAGTAGTTGTTGATGCAAATTTGCTCTTTGTGGAACATGATTATCGATTTCTCTAGCAATTCGTTCTAAAAGTCGTTCTATTCCATTATAAAAATTATGCAAATTTAAGGCTACACTATCTAAATAAAGCTGATCATCTGTTTGTTTAAATTTCTCCCAAGCTTGTAATGTTCGACTAATAGAACGCTCAATTGATAATAATTCATGTTTAATCTCGTTTGCCAGTTTTAAGTATCTTTTGCTAAAATTTTTATTCCTTTTTTTTCAATGATTTCTCTCAGTTGAGTTTGACAAGTTTCTCCGTCTATTAAATCCACTTTAAACTCATCACTAATTCCTGTTACCATTCCCACTGCTTGATAAAATTGTTCAGCAGAAATACCCCAAACAGCTAAATCAATATCCGAGTAAGCATCAAACCAATTAGGATCAGTTAAAGAACCAAAAATAATGACTTGTTTTGCTTGATATTTTGAACGTAATAAATCAGCTAAATTTTGGGCTAATTTCCAAGCTTTTTCCCTTCTTTGAGATAAGTCAAGATTAGGAGGCTCAGTTTTGTCATCAAGTTGATAATATTTCCATTCTTCAGGGGTTAATTCAAGGGCTGTTTTATTCATCTTTAGTGATTTTGATATACTTTTTAGTTATCTAGTATAGATTATACCATTAATTTTTTTAATAATCAATTGTTTTTGGCTTAAGATATGATATGCTATTTTACTATATATAAGTTTTTAGTCAAATAGGTTATTATGGTGAATTTAGAGAACTTAAAACGTATTATTATCAGAACTCCCCTAGAAAATCCAGCTAAGTCATTAAGATCTTTATTGGGGATTACACAATATTATAAAAATCCTGAACTTCGAGAGATTTATCGAGAGTCAGATAGACTAGATAATATTTTTAAAAGTGTGATTTTACCTGATTTTAATTGTATAGATATAGGATGTCATTTAGGCTCAACATTGAGTCAGATTATTCAGTTAGCACCACAAGGACATCACATTGCTTTTGAACCTATTCCTTATAAGGCTAAATGGCTAAAGCAAAAATTTCCAGAAGTCGAAATTAAAGAAGTAGCGTTGAGTGATTCAAGCAATGAAGTTGATTTTTATGTAGATAAAACTAAATCGGGATTTAGTGGACTTCATCAACATAGAAAAAAGGCTGAAGAAATCGAAAAAATAACCGTTCATTGTGATCAACTTGATGAAGTTATCTCTCCTGATTATCGTATCGATTTTATTAAAGTAGACGTTGAAGGAGGAGAATTAGCA carries:
- a CDS encoding nucleotidyltransferase family protein, with the translated sequence MNKTALELTPEEWKYYQLDDKTEPPNLDLSQRREKAWKLAQNLADLLRSKYQAKQVIIFGSLTDPNWFDAYSDIDLAVWGISAEQFYQAVGMVTGISDEFKVDLIDGETCQTQLREIIEKKGIKILAKDT
- a CDS encoding FkbM family methyltransferase produces the protein MVNLENLKRIIIRTPLENPAKSLRSLLGITQYYKNPELREIYRESDRLDNIFKSVILPDFNCIDIGCHLGSTLSQIIQLAPQGHHIAFEPIPYKAKWLKQKFPEVEIKEVALSDSSNEVDFYVDKTKSGFSGLHQHRKKAEEIEKITVHCDQLDEVISPDYRIDFIKVDVEGGELAVLKGAKNTLSKFHPIILFECTLSGLSSFNFTSQEVFDFLTTQYSYQIFLPKDFLENGKPLTYDEFNNALQYPFKAFNFIAIYSN